In a genomic window of Nocardiopsis mwathae:
- a CDS encoding DUF2786 domain-containing protein has translation MIERVRGLLRMAEDPAVTDAESQAFTAKAAELMTRHAIAEAEARAERGEELEQVTRFDFTVSGVGGHGKARVKALAGIAAAYGCQSAVRGNTSANTDRTLIIVGTATALDALRVLLPSITMQMEASARFTARNHIADLREMRNYDRSALATERSRFYRSFIRAYGYAVAERIREFRARLRDGSGAESPARSGGTSASGDGTSAIGAEVVLRTDVDRVQEEFERRFPQLRPTRPERTHHRAGYRAGYLRGRSAQLGMETGVGQGGGAALTDGE, from the coding sequence GGGTCCGTGGCCTGCTCCGGATGGCCGAGGACCCCGCGGTCACCGACGCCGAGAGCCAGGCGTTCACGGCCAAGGCCGCCGAGCTGATGACCCGGCACGCCATCGCCGAGGCCGAGGCGCGCGCCGAGCGCGGCGAAGAGCTGGAGCAGGTCACCCGGTTCGACTTCACGGTCTCCGGTGTCGGCGGGCACGGCAAGGCCCGGGTCAAGGCGCTGGCCGGAATCGCCGCCGCCTACGGCTGCCAGTCGGCGGTGCGCGGTAACACCTCGGCGAACACCGACCGCACCCTCATCATCGTGGGCACGGCCACGGCGCTGGACGCGCTGCGCGTCCTGCTGCCGTCGATCACCATGCAGATGGAGGCGTCGGCGCGGTTCACCGCCCGCAACCACATCGCCGACCTGCGCGAGATGCGCAACTACGACCGGTCGGCGCTGGCCACCGAGCGCAGCCGGTTCTACCGGTCGTTCATCCGCGCCTACGGCTACGCGGTGGCCGAGCGGATCCGCGAGTTCCGGGCGCGGCTGCGGGACGGCTCCGGGGCCGAGTCCCCAGCGCGGTCGGGCGGGACGTCGGCGTCGGGCGACGGGACGTCGGCGATCGGCGCCGAGGTGGTGCTGCGGACCGATGTCGACCGCGTGCAGGAGGAGTTCGAGCGGCGTTTTCCCCAGCTCCGCCCGACCCGGCCGGAGCGCACGCACCACCGCGCCGGGTACCGGGCCGGATATCTGCGCGGACGCAGCGCGCAGCTGGGTATGGAGACCGGTGTCGGGCAGGGCGGCGGCGCCGCGCTGACCGACGGCGAGTAG
- a CDS encoding PPOX class F420-dependent oxidoreductase: protein MSAATLLRHFHGYKTALLTTYRRDGMRCVSTPVSIVVDRDRVLFRTWADSGKAKRLRAHPVADLRPCTFRGRPTGPAVRCEVRLLDGDEEQRAARMLGRRHPFLQRWAVPISHRMLRYRTLHYELRPVGDETPRSAEGWPD from the coding sequence ATGTCGGCAGCCACCCTCCTCAGGCACTTTCATGGCTACAAGACGGCCCTTCTGACCACCTACCGCCGTGACGGCATGCGCTGCGTCAGCACACCCGTGAGCATCGTCGTCGACCGCGACCGGGTGCTCTTCCGCACCTGGGCGGATTCGGGCAAGGCCAAACGGCTGCGCGCGCACCCGGTCGCCGACCTGCGGCCCTGCACGTTCCGCGGCAGGCCGACCGGGCCGGCCGTCCGCTGCGAGGTGCGGCTGCTCGACGGCGACGAGGAGCAGCGCGCCGCGCGCATGCTCGGCCGACGCCACCCCTTCCTCCAGCGCTGGGCGGTGCCGATCTCACACCGGATGCTGCGCTACCGCACCCTCCACTACGAGCTGCGGCCGGTGGGCGACGAGACACCGCGCAGCGCCGAGGGGTGGCCCGACTGA
- the dnaN gene encoding DNA polymerase III subunit beta has protein sequence MRFRVDRDAFADAVAWTARALPARPSMPVLAGMRLELPGGSTGLRLSGFDYEVSARAEVEVEAEAGGAVLVSGRLLSEIARNLPAHPVDVECDATRALVTCGSARFNLLTLPLEDYPSLPAMPGTTGSLAADAFATAIRQVAPAASRDDTLPMLTGVNFAFSGDTLTLAATDRYRIAVRELWWRPAHPDLSAAALVPARTLNDIARSLVPGSNVDIALSTVAAGGGVTPSPGEGMIGFENNGRRTTTRLIDSDFVKYESRFPGDFSARAEVATAPLIEAVKRVALVADRSTPLRLSFTADELVLEAGSGDDAQAVEALGIKYHGDPMRIAFSPEYFLDGLGAVQGETAHLNFTIPTKPAVISDVPPDDGGRPEFRYLVMPLRVS, from the coding sequence GTGAGATTCCGAGTAGACCGCGACGCGTTCGCCGACGCCGTGGCGTGGACGGCCCGCGCCCTGCCGGCACGGCCCTCGATGCCCGTGCTCGCCGGCATGCGCCTGGAGCTGCCCGGCGGCTCCACCGGACTGCGCCTGTCCGGCTTCGACTACGAGGTGTCCGCCCGCGCCGAGGTCGAGGTCGAGGCCGAGGCCGGCGGCGCCGTCCTGGTCTCGGGCCGCCTGCTGTCCGAGATCGCCCGCAACCTTCCCGCCCACCCGGTGGACGTGGAGTGCGACGCCACCCGCGCGCTGGTCACCTGCGGCAGTGCCCGCTTCAACCTGCTCACGCTCCCTCTGGAGGACTACCCGAGCCTGCCCGCCATGCCCGGCACCACCGGCTCCCTGGCCGCCGACGCGTTCGCGACCGCGATCCGCCAGGTGGCCCCGGCGGCGAGCCGCGACGACACCCTGCCCATGCTCACCGGGGTCAACTTCGCCTTCTCCGGCGACACGCTCACCCTCGCCGCCACCGACCGCTACCGGATCGCCGTGCGCGAACTGTGGTGGCGCCCGGCCCACCCCGACCTGTCCGCCGCCGCGCTGGTCCCGGCCCGCACCCTCAACGACATCGCGCGCTCCCTGGTCCCCGGCTCCAACGTCGACATCGCGCTGTCCACGGTCGCCGCGGGCGGCGGTGTCACGCCGTCGCCGGGCGAGGGCATGATCGGCTTCGAGAACAACGGCCGCCGCACCACCACCCGGCTCATCGACAGCGACTTCGTCAAGTACGAGTCCCGCTTCCCCGGCGACTTCTCCGCGCGCGCCGAGGTCGCCACCGCGCCGCTCATCGAGGCCGTGAAGCGGGTGGCGCTGGTCGCCGACCGCAGCACCCCGCTGCGCCTCTCGTTCACCGCCGACGAGCTGGTGCTGGAGGCGGGCTCCGGCGACGACGCCCAGGCGGTGGAGGCGCTGGGGATCAAGTACCACGGTGACCCCATGCGGATCGCCTTCAGCCCCGAGTACTTCCTCGACGGCCTGGGCGCGGTGCAGGGGGAGACCGCCCACCTGAACTTCACGATCCCGACCAAACCCGCGGTGATCAGCGACGTTCCCCCGGACGACGGCGGCCGCCCGGAGTTCCGCTACCTGGTGATGCCGCTGCGGGTGTCGTGA
- a CDS encoding DUF4442 domain-containing protein encodes MSAEQAELVKSGFLAAVPFARTLGVEFIELDHDRAVMRLPDNDKHHNHVGGPHAGAMFTLAESASGAIVIGAFGDQLNRAVPLAVNAEIGYQKLAMGDVIADARLTRTRDEVIAELDAGKRPEFAVEIELRTEDGTVTGAMTVVWTLKPKK; translated from the coding sequence ATGAGCGCCGAACAGGCGGAGCTGGTCAAGTCCGGATTCCTCGCGGCCGTGCCGTTCGCCCGGACCCTCGGCGTCGAGTTCATCGAGCTCGACCACGACCGGGCCGTCATGCGGCTTCCGGACAACGACAAGCACCACAACCACGTCGGCGGCCCGCACGCCGGCGCCATGTTCACGCTGGCCGAATCGGCATCCGGCGCCATCGTGATCGGTGCCTTCGGCGACCAGCTGAACCGCGCCGTCCCGCTCGCCGTCAATGCGGAGATCGGCTACCAGAAGCTCGCCATGGGCGACGTCATCGCCGACGCGCGGCTCACCCGCACCCGCGACGAGGTCATCGCCGAGCTCGACGCCGGCAAGCGGCCCGAGTTCGCCGTCGAGATCGAACTGCGCACCGAGGACGGGACCGTCACCGGCGCGATGACCGTGGTCTGGACGCTCAAGCCGAAGAAATGA
- the alc gene encoding allantoicase — protein sequence MNDARPYSGGDPYADYRGGEFAFTDLVDLADRRLGGSVIAANDEFFAERENLLRPEPAHFDPEAFGHKGKVMDGWETRRRRGAGADDPHPGDDDHDWALIRLGAPGVVRGVIVDTAHFRGNYPQQVAIEAAHVDGAPSPERLLADDVTWVEIVPRSRVRGHAANGFAVDAERRFTHLRLKQFPDGGIARLRVHGEVVADPAWIAALGTVDLAALENGGAVEDASDRFYSSPANMILPDRSRKMDDGWENRRRRDRGNDWVRLRLAGHGEIRAIEIDTAYYKGNAPGWVAVHGCDATVADPADAEAWFPLLDRVAVQPDTVHRLHLGGRERRPVTHVRLDVFPDGGLARVRLYGSLTPAGEKALGERWGALTGAPADSR from the coding sequence GTGAACGACGCACGTCCGTACAGCGGCGGTGACCCCTACGCCGACTACCGCGGGGGCGAGTTCGCGTTCACCGACCTGGTCGACCTGGCCGACCGGCGCCTGGGCGGCTCGGTGATCGCCGCCAACGACGAGTTCTTCGCCGAGCGCGAGAACCTGCTGCGCCCCGAGCCCGCCCACTTCGACCCCGAGGCGTTCGGCCACAAGGGCAAGGTCATGGACGGCTGGGAGACGCGGCGCCGACGCGGAGCCGGCGCCGACGACCCGCACCCCGGCGATGACGACCACGACTGGGCGCTCATCCGGCTCGGCGCGCCCGGCGTCGTCCGCGGCGTCATCGTCGACACCGCCCACTTCCGCGGCAACTACCCGCAGCAGGTCGCCATCGAGGCCGCCCACGTCGACGGCGCGCCCTCCCCCGAGCGGCTGCTCGCCGACGATGTCACCTGGGTCGAGATCGTCCCGCGCAGCCGGGTCCGGGGGCATGCCGCCAACGGCTTCGCGGTCGATGCCGAGCGTCGCTTCACCCACCTGCGGCTCAAGCAGTTCCCCGATGGCGGCATCGCCCGGCTCCGCGTCCACGGCGAGGTCGTCGCCGATCCGGCCTGGATCGCCGCGCTGGGCACCGTCGACCTGGCCGCGTTGGAGAACGGCGGCGCGGTCGAGGACGCCTCGGACCGCTTCTACTCCTCGCCGGCGAACATGATCCTCCCGGACCGCTCGCGCAAGATGGACGACGGCTGGGAGAACCGGCGCCGACGCGACCGGGGCAATGACTGGGTCCGGCTGCGCCTCGCCGGGCACGGCGAGATCCGGGCCATCGAGATCGACACCGCCTACTACAAGGGCAACGCCCCGGGCTGGGTGGCGGTCCACGGGTGCGACGCGACGGTGGCGGACCCCGCCGATGCCGAGGCGTGGTTCCCGCTGCTCGACCGGGTGGCCGTGCAGCCCGACACCGTGCACCGCCTCCACCTCGGCGGTCGGGAGCGCCGCCCCGTCACGCACGTCCGGCTGGACGTGTTCCCGGACGGCGGGCTGGCGCGCGTCCGGCTGTACGGTTCGCTGACCCCGGCCGGGGAGAAGGCCCTCGGTGAGCGGTGGGGCGCGCTGACCGGAGCGCCGGCCGACTCCCGCTGA
- a CDS encoding LysR family transcriptional regulator, whose translation MNDWDLRKLRLLRALDELGTVRAAAEALRMTPSGVSQQLAVLSRELGVPLLEAHGRRVRLTSSAHVVLRHADALFAQVERGRAELEEHRRGEAGEVRVGAFATAIPGVVIPAVERLRSSCPRLAVRVREAEAAEVYDLLASGDIEIALSLAVDAPASGDARFTRSSLLADPLDVALPVHHRLADAPGLRLADLAGEPWIYGDSGPWRDITLTACADAGFVPERAHVAADWAVILAMVGAGLGVALVPRLAAPRSGGGAVIRELPADRPRRHVVSAVRAGAEDRPHVARVLRALGEAAAGRG comes from the coding sequence ATGAACGACTGGGACCTGCGCAAGCTCCGGTTGCTCCGGGCGCTTGACGAGTTGGGCACGGTGCGGGCGGCGGCCGAGGCGCTGCGGATGACGCCCTCGGGGGTGTCGCAGCAGTTGGCGGTGCTGTCCCGGGAGCTGGGGGTGCCGCTGCTCGAAGCACATGGGCGGCGGGTGCGGTTGACGAGCTCCGCGCACGTGGTGCTGCGGCACGCCGACGCGCTGTTCGCGCAGGTGGAGCGCGGGCGGGCGGAGCTGGAGGAGCACCGGCGGGGCGAGGCCGGGGAGGTGCGGGTCGGGGCGTTCGCGACCGCGATCCCCGGGGTGGTGATCCCCGCGGTCGAGCGGTTGCGGAGCAGTTGCCCGCGCCTGGCCGTGCGCGTCCGCGAGGCCGAGGCCGCCGAGGTCTACGACCTGCTGGCCAGCGGGGACATCGAGATCGCGCTGTCGCTGGCCGTCGACGCCCCCGCCTCCGGCGACGCGCGGTTCACCCGTTCCTCCCTCCTGGCCGACCCTCTGGACGTCGCACTTCCCGTCCACCATCGGCTGGCCGACGCGCCCGGGCTGCGGCTGGCCGATCTCGCCGGCGAGCCGTGGATTTACGGCGACTCCGGGCCCTGGCGCGACATCACCCTGACGGCGTGCGCCGACGCGGGGTTCGTCCCGGAGCGCGCGCACGTCGCCGCGGACTGGGCGGTCATCCTGGCGATGGTCGGCGCGGGGCTGGGGGTCGCGCTGGTGCCGCGGCTGGCGGCGCCGCGGAGTGGCGGCGGGGCCGTCATCCGCGAACTGCCGGCCGACCGGCCGCGGCGGCACGTGGTGTCCGCGGTTCGGGCCGGGGCCGAGGACCGCCCGCATGTGGCGCGGGTGCTCCGGGCGCTGGGCGAGGCCGCGGCGGGCCGTGGGTGA